From the genome of Pueribacillus theae, one region includes:
- the hpaB gene encoding 4-hydroxyphenylacetate 3-monooxygenase, oxygenase component has product MGAITGDEYVERIDRQKSEVWIDGKKVEGRISEHPAFKGIIKTQASLYDLQHDQHKKDILTYVSPLTGDRVGTSYLHPKTKEDLEKRRLASTEWAEASFGLLGRSPDYMNTALMTFAAASELFCEQEKKCGDNLLKFYEYCREQDISLTHTFVQPQVNRSEIYFEDTEEPIAARIVSKNGDGIVIKGARLLATQGGITDEILVFPSGSFFKGLGKDDPNAYAFSIPSNQKGLKFVSRQPLNYKESRFDSPLGSRFEENDAIVIFDNVVVPWDRVFLYGNCDVAAKLYQETTFHHHAIHQTISRQIVKTKFMLGVMQLLAETINIHEYLHIKEKISELIVALETMKGFLFSAEKQAKLDKWGTMTPDMNALSAAIHYYPRVYPRFLEILQQLGASGLVSLPTEADFRSELGEDLEKYLQSATTGGYERVKLFRLAWDLCMSAFGSRQLQYERYFFGDPVRLTARLYDSYPKENFVQWVKLR; this is encoded by the coding sequence TTGGGAGCGATTACTGGTGATGAATATGTAGAACGGATCGATCGCCAAAAGTCGGAAGTGTGGATTGACGGGAAAAAAGTTGAAGGCAGGATATCTGAACATCCCGCTTTCAAAGGAATTATCAAAACGCAAGCATCACTCTATGATCTCCAACATGATCAACATAAAAAGGACATATTGACCTATGTGTCGCCATTGACCGGGGATAGAGTTGGGACATCTTATCTTCATCCAAAAACGAAGGAAGATCTTGAAAAAAGGCGACTAGCCAGTACTGAATGGGCTGAAGCATCGTTCGGATTGTTGGGCAGGTCTCCGGATTATATGAATACCGCTTTAATGACGTTTGCGGCTGCTTCAGAATTGTTTTGCGAGCAAGAGAAGAAGTGTGGAGACAATCTGCTGAAATTTTATGAGTATTGCCGGGAGCAAGACATATCATTGACGCATACTTTTGTACAGCCGCAAGTGAATCGATCGGAAATTTATTTTGAAGATACCGAAGAGCCTATTGCGGCAAGGATCGTTTCGAAAAACGGGGATGGCATCGTCATTAAAGGAGCCCGCCTTTTGGCAACGCAAGGCGGGATAACCGACGAAATCCTCGTTTTTCCATCTGGCTCTTTTTTTAAAGGATTAGGGAAGGACGATCCGAACGCGTATGCTTTTTCGATACCAAGCAATCAAAAAGGGCTGAAATTTGTTTCGAGGCAGCCTTTGAATTACAAGGAGTCTCGATTTGATTCGCCGCTCGGCAGCCGATTTGAGGAAAATGATGCGATTGTTATTTTCGATAATGTTGTTGTGCCTTGGGATCGTGTGTTTTTATACGGAAATTGCGATGTGGCAGCGAAATTGTATCAGGAGACAACTTTCCATCATCATGCCATTCACCAAACCATATCAAGGCAAATTGTAAAGACGAAATTTATGTTGGGTGTTATGCAGCTTCTTGCGGAAACGATTAACATCCATGAATACCTTCATATTAAAGAGAAGATATCTGAATTAATTGTTGCCCTGGAAACGATGAAAGGATTTTTGTTTTCCGCTGAAAAACAGGCAAAATTGGATAAGTGGGGGACGATGACGCCTGATATGAACGCACTCTCTGCAGCGATTCATTACTACCCTCGGGTATATCCAAGGTTTTTGGAGATTTTGCAGCAGCTTGGGGCAAGCGGGCTCGTCTCATTGCCGACTGAAGCTGACTTCCGTTCAGAGCTGGGAGAGGATTTGGAAAAATATTTGCAATCCGCGACAACCGGAGGATATGAACGGGTCAAATTGTTCAGGCTTGCTTGGGATTTATGCATGAGTGCTTTTGGTTCTAGGCAATTGCAATACGAACGGTATTTTTTCGGTGATCCTGTACGATTGACGGCAAGGCTGTATGACAGCTATCCGAAGGAAAATTTTGTGCAGTGGGTAAAACTTCGTTGA
- a CDS encoding undecaprenyl-diphosphate phosphatase has translation MNIWELFVAMLLGLVEGLTEFVPVSSTGHLIIVDDMLLKSQELLGSQEIANTFKVVIQLGSILAVVIVFWPRLLQLIGLGEKSEPGTNRLKLTHVITGLIPAIILGFLFEDVIDTYLFSVETVLIGLVAGAFLMIFADKKARKHIEDDSIDDITYKQAFLIGLFQCLALWPGFSRSGSTISGGVLLGLKHRAAADFTFIMAVPIMLGASGLSFIKKLDVFTPDMIPFFAVGFLSAFIFAWLSIRFFLALIGRIKLLPFAIYRIVLAIVLAVIYFNII, from the coding sequence ATGAATATTTGGGAATTGTTTGTCGCGATGCTGCTTGGCCTTGTAGAAGGTTTGACAGAATTTGTTCCGGTATCTTCGACGGGGCACTTAATTATTGTTGACGATATGCTATTGAAATCACAGGAGCTGCTCGGTTCCCAGGAAATCGCAAACACATTTAAAGTTGTTATTCAACTTGGGTCGATTCTTGCAGTTGTTATTGTTTTCTGGCCTAGGCTTCTACAATTAATAGGACTTGGAGAGAAAAGCGAACCGGGGACAAACCGCCTTAAATTAACCCACGTTATTACGGGCTTAATCCCGGCTATTATACTAGGGTTTCTATTTGAAGACGTCATTGATACCTATTTATTTTCCGTTGAAACCGTTTTAATCGGTCTTGTTGCTGGTGCATTTCTCATGATTTTTGCGGATAAAAAAGCGAGGAAGCATATTGAAGATGATTCTATCGATGACATTACATATAAGCAAGCCTTCCTCATCGGGCTTTTTCAATGCCTTGCGCTTTGGCCTGGCTTTTCCCGTTCAGGATCGACGATTTCAGGCGGAGTTCTTCTTGGACTGAAGCATAGAGCCGCCGCAGATTTTACATTTATTATGGCTGTCCCGATTATGCTCGGTGCAAGCGGCCTGTCTTTTATAAAAAAACTTGACGTCTTCACACCCGATATGATTCCTTTCTTTGCCGTCGGCTTTTTAAGCGCGTTTATCTTCGCTTGGCTTTCGATTCGCTTTTTTCTTGCGCTTATCGG
- a CDS encoding lysozyme family protein, translating to MKKRKKKMWAIKFFSVIGLALLVLMKIANDDQLLEKKEKVLLLTDPYSKVNEYKPMIRKELEKYDIDKHTDVLLALMQQESKGLGGDPMQASESAGLPPNTIDDPEESVRQGVKHFKNVLQYGENKNVDFSTVIQSYNMGKGYIDFVHEHGGKHSEDLAKKFSLIQVKKDPDVYDCGGNKDNFRYPYCYGDFTYHTKVANNLKHFASAEQEEVSVAE from the coding sequence GTGAAGAAGCGTAAGAAAAAGATGTGGGCAATAAAGTTTTTCTCTGTCATTGGGCTTGCTTTGCTTGTTTTGATGAAAATTGCAAATGACGATCAGTTATTAGAGAAAAAAGAGAAAGTATTATTGCTTACGGATCCTTATAGTAAAGTGAATGAATATAAACCAATGATACGAAAAGAGCTGGAAAAATACGACATCGACAAACATACGGATGTCCTTCTCGCTTTGATGCAGCAAGAAAGCAAAGGGCTGGGCGGGGATCCGATGCAGGCTTCGGAGTCTGCCGGGCTGCCGCCGAACACCATTGATGATCCCGAAGAAAGTGTGCGGCAAGGAGTAAAGCATTTTAAGAATGTGCTACAATATGGAGAAAATAAAAACGTTGATTTTTCTACGGTCATCCAGTCGTACAATATGGGAAAAGGCTATATTGATTTCGTTCATGAGCACGGCGGGAAACATAGCGAAGATCTGGCAAAAAAGTTTTCCTTGATTCAAGTGAAAAAAGATCCGGACGTCTATGATTGCGGCGGCAATAAAGACAATTTTCGCTACCCTTATTGCTATGGAGATTTTACTTATCATACGAAAGTAGCGAATAATTTAAAACATTTTGCTTCTGCAGAGCAAGAAGAGGTTTCTGTGGCGGAATGA